The window AGCCCGCCGACCTGAGACGCCACACGCTGATCTACGACGACACGGTGCCCGACACGCGCGAGCGGCCGACCTGGCCCGAATGGCTCGCCGCCGCGGGCGTCAGCGGCATCCGCACCGCCGGCCTGCATTTTGGCGACTCCGGCCTCGCGATCGCGGCGGCGCTCGACGGCCTCGGCATCGCGCTGCTGTCGAAGCCGCTCGTCGCCGCCGAAGTCGCGGCCGGCCGCCTCGTCGTGCCCTTCGCGATCAGCGTGCGGCGGCGCTTCGCGTACTACCTGGTCACGCAGGACGCCGTCCCCGACGCCCTGCCGACCGCAGCGTTTCGCGCCTGGCTGCTCGACGAGGTGCGCCGCGACGCCGCGCTCGCCGGCATGCGGCACGCGTGATGCGGTCGCCAGCCCCTTGCCTCTCTTCCCCTGCCCGATTGAACCGAACGACGGCACGGAATCTCTGAATACAATGCCTGCGACCATGAACACCGATTCCCTCCCCAGCATCCTTGCCGCCGCCCGCCCGCCCGCCCGGCCCGCCCCCTTCCTGCCGATGTCCCGCGCCGAGATGCAGGCGCTGGGGTGGGACGAGTGCGACGTCGTGCTCGTCACCGGCGACGCCTACCTCGACCATCCGAGCTTCGGCATGGCGCTCGTCGGGCGGCTCCTCGAGGCGCAGGGCTTTCGCGTCGGCATCCTCAGCCAGCCCGACTGGAAGAGCGCGGACGCCTTCCGCGCCCTCGGCCGTCCGCGCCTCTTCTTCGGCATCACCGCCGGCAACATGGATTCGATGGTCAACCGCTACACCTCGGACCGCAGGATCCGCTCCGACGACGCCTACACGCCCGGCGCCGAAGCGGGCCGGCGGCCCGACCGCGCAGTGACCGTCTATGCGCAGCGCGCGCGCGAAGCCTTCCCCGACGCCAAGGTGGTGCTCGGCAGCATCGAAGCCTCGCTGCGCCGCATCGCGCACTACGACTACTGGTCCGACAAGGTGCGGCGCTCGGTGCTGCCGGACTCCAAGGCCGACCTGCTGATCTTCGGCAACGCCGAGCGGGCGCTCGTGGCTCTCGCCCACCGGCTCGACGCCGGCGAGCCGATCGAATCGATCCGCGACCTGCGCGGCACGGCCTTCATGGTCAAGCCCGGCTGGCTGCCGGGCGCGGAATGGAGCGAGATCGACTCGCTCACGCTCGATCGCCCCGGCCCGGTCGCACCGCATCCCGATCCCTACGCGATGGAAGCGGAGATGGTGACGGCCGCCGCGGAGGGCGCCCAGCCGGTGCGCATCGTCCCCGCCGCCGAGCGCGTCGCCGCCCGGCGCGCGGCGCGCGGCAAGACCGTCGTGCGCATGCCGTCCTACGAGATGGTCGTCGCCGACCCGGTGATGTACGCGCACGCTTCGCGCGTCTTCCATCTCGAATCGAATCCCGGCAACGCCCGCGCGCTCGTGCAGGCGCACGGCGAAGGGCCGGGGCGGCGCGACGTGTGGCTCAACCCGCCGCCCGTGCCGCTCACGACGCCCGAGATGGATTTCGTCTATGGCCTGCACTACGCGCGCCGCCCGCACCCGTCCTACGGCGACGCGCGCATCCCCGCGTGGGACATGATCAAGTTCTCGATCAACATCATGCGCGGCTGCTTCGGCGGCTGCACTTTCTGCTCGATCACCGAGCACGAGGGGCGCATCATCCAGAGCCGCTCCGAGGCATCGATCCTGCACGAGATCGAGGAGATCCGCGACAAGACGCCCGAATTCAAGGGCCACATCACCGACCTAGGCGGCCCCACCGCGAACATGTACCGCATGGCGTGCAAGGACAAGAAGATCGAGTCCTCGTGCCGGCGCCTGTCGTGCGTGTATCCCGGCATCTGCGAGAACCTCAAGACCGACCACGCGCCGCTGATCTCGCTGTACCGCAAGGCGCGCGCGATTCCCGGCGTCAAGCGCGTCACGATCGGCTCGGGCCTGCGCTACGACCTCGCGGTGCGCTCGCCCGAATACGTCAAGGAACTCGTCACGCACCACGTCAGCGGCCTGCTGAAGATCGCGCCCGAGCATACCGAGGAAGGGCCGCTGTCGAAGATGATGAAGCCCGGCATCGGCACCTACGAGAAGTTCGCCGCGATGTTCGAGAAGTACTCGCAGGAGGCCGGCAAGAAGCAGCACCTCGTGCCCTACTTCATCGCCGCGCACCCCGGCACGACCGACGCGGACATGGTGAACCTCGCGCTGTGGCTCAAGCGGCAGGGCTTCAAGCCCGACCAGGTGCAGACCTTCATGCCCACGCCGATGGCGATGGCGACGACGATGTACCACAGCCGCAGGAACCCCTTGCGCAAGGTGTCGGCCGACTCCGAGATCGTCGAGACCGCTCGCGCCGGCAAGCTCAGGAAGCTGCACAAGGCCCTGCTGCGCTGGCACGACCCGGAGAACTGGCCGCTGATCCGCGAGGCCCTGCAACAGATGGGACGCGCGGATCTCATCGGCAACGGGCCGAACTGCCTCGTGCCGCGCCACCAGCCCGGCGTGCCCCTCGGTGCGGCCGGCAGCACCCCTGCGGGGCGCGGTCCGGCGAAGGCGCCTGCCGGCAAGCGCCCGAGCTGCGGCGGGAAGCGGACTCCGGCCGCCGAGCGTGGCACGGAGCGTGCCCAGACGGCGCGCCCTTCCCCCGGCACGAAGCCAGCGGCGGCCCGCAAACCTGCGCGGCCGGCGAAGCGCCATGCATGAGCGGACATCCGCCGTGGCGGGGCAGGGCGCCGTGCCCGACGCGGCAGACTGCACCGAAGGAGGCTGGGTCGACGCTGCACTGCGCTGCCCGTCGCCGAATTGCGACGCCCGCCCGCCGGGTACGGACGTCACGCTGATCGTCGTCCACGCGATCAGCCTGCCGCCCGACGAGTTCGGCGGCCCGGGCGTCGAGCAACTCTTCACCAACGCCCTCGACCCCGCGGCGCATCCGTACTACGCGGCCATCGGCCACCTGCGCGTGTCGGCGCATTTCTTCATCCGCCGCGACGGCAGCCTGCTGCAGTTCGTGCCGACCGACGCGCGCGCGTGGCACGCCGGCGTGTCGAACTGGCGCGGGCGCGAGCGCTGCAACGATTTCTCGATCGGCATCGAGCTGGAAGGCTGCGACACGCAGCCCTTCGACGCGGCGCAGTACGAACGGCTGGCGGCGCTGCTGCGCGAGCTGTGTGCGCGTCACCCGATCGAGGCGGTGACGGGCCACTCGGACATCGCCCCCGGGCGCAAGACCGACCCCGGCCCGTGCTTCGACTGGCAGCGTCTGCGGCTGGCGCTGGGGCGGCCGGAACTCGCCTGTGGCCCCCTGTCCGGCCCGCCCTGAGGTCGCCAGCACAGTGCTGTTACAAATTTTGTGACAATTTTTTCACTTCTTGCGAAGGCCAGTCTGTGCGAGACTTCGCCACCTGAAGGAGGAAGGTGGGCCTCACTCGCAGCGTGCCTGCTTGACCAAGCCCAATAAAATCAATAGAGTAGGGTTATTGCTGCAGCGCAGCAACGTATTTTTCAATTGTAGTTTTCAATAATTGGCAGCGGGGCGGCGCACGATTCCGAACGGAATCGGCGTCTTGGGACAGCGCCGGAGAGCGCATCCGTCTCCCCGCCGGGCGTGCGGTCTGGTTGCGATCGCGCACTCGAACAACCACTGAAGACGTGATCTTCCGATCGACAGGCGAAGTCTGTCTGGGCGCTGCTGGCGCCGCGGTCGAGGGCATGGTCGCAGCAGGGAGGTACCGATGACTCACGCAACTCGTCCTGGTCGCAGGCTTCACGACGCGGCCACGTTCTTCGTGCATTTCGTCCACGGCAGTCTGATCCTCACGGCGTTCGCGTTTGTCGCGTTCGCGGGAGCGGGTTATCTGCGCAAGGACCCTGTCAGCTATGCCGACCTCGGCCCCGGAGTTCTGGAGGCCGCGGCTGCCGGCGACACTGCGGAGCCCCCTGTCCCGGCGCCTGAACCGGCCGCGGAGGCGCCCGCCGAAACGCCGCGACCGAAGGTCGCGACGCCTGCGGGGGGGCTGTCGGCCGAGATGCGCGGCGTGCGCGATTTCGTCGTGCAGCGCTACAACATCTCCACGCGTGCGCTCGAACCGCTGCTTGCGGCCGCCGAACGCAGCGGCCGCAAGCTCGGGGTCGACCCGCTGCTGATCGTTGCGGTGATGGCGATCGAGTCCAGCTTCAACCCGTTCGCCGAGAGCCAGAACGGCGCGCAGGGCCTGATGCAGGTGATCCCGCGCTTCCATCTCGACAAGATCGGCCGCAACGCCGGCGAGGATGCGCTGTTCGACCCGATGCTCAACATCCGCGTGGGCACGCAGGTGCTCGTCGAGGGCGTGCAGCGCTTCGGCAGCATGCAGGCCGCGCTGCAGTATTACGGCGGCGCCCTGAGCGATCCGAACGCGAGCTACGCGAACAAGGTGCTGGCGCTGCAGAAGCGCCTGCTCGCGGCCGCGGCACGCGCGAAGACGGGGGCCGGCGCCTGACGACGCGCGGGGGGCGCTTCCCGGCCTCCGCGCACGTCGTTTCCGGTGTCCTCAGGCGCGCATGCGCGCGATGCGCTCGATCGCTTCCAGCAGACGCTCGCGGCGGTTTGTGTAGGCGATGCGCAGATGGCGGCGCGGCTGGTTGTCGCCGAAATCCAGCCCCGGCGTTGCCGCGACCCCCGCTTCCTCGATCAGGCGGTGGGCGAGCGCTTCGCTGTCGTCGGCGAGGTGCGA is drawn from Azoarcus sp. DN11 and contains these coding sequences:
- a CDS encoding YgiQ family radical SAM protein; the protein is MSRAEMQALGWDECDVVLVTGDAYLDHPSFGMALVGRLLEAQGFRVGILSQPDWKSADAFRALGRPRLFFGITAGNMDSMVNRYTSDRRIRSDDAYTPGAEAGRRPDRAVTVYAQRAREAFPDAKVVLGSIEASLRRIAHYDYWSDKVRRSVLPDSKADLLIFGNAERALVALAHRLDAGEPIESIRDLRGTAFMVKPGWLPGAEWSEIDSLTLDRPGPVAPHPDPYAMEAEMVTAAAEGAQPVRIVPAAERVAARRAARGKTVVRMPSYEMVVADPVMYAHASRVFHLESNPGNARALVQAHGEGPGRRDVWLNPPPVPLTTPEMDFVYGLHYARRPHPSYGDARIPAWDMIKFSINIMRGCFGGCTFCSITEHEGRIIQSRSEASILHEIEEIRDKTPEFKGHITDLGGPTANMYRMACKDKKIESSCRRLSCVYPGICENLKTDHAPLISLYRKARAIPGVKRVTIGSGLRYDLAVRSPEYVKELVTHHVSGLLKIAPEHTEEGPLSKMMKPGIGTYEKFAAMFEKYSQEAGKKQHLVPYFIAAHPGTTDADMVNLALWLKRQGFKPDQVQTFMPTPMAMATTMYHSRRNPLRKVSADSEIVETARAGKLRKLHKALLRWHDPENWPLIREALQQMGRADLIGNGPNCLVPRHQPGVPLGAAGSTPAGRGPAKAPAGKRPSCGGKRTPAAERGTERAQTARPSPGTKPAAARKPARPAKRHA
- a CDS encoding transglycosylase SLT domain-containing protein; translated protein: MTHATRPGRRLHDAATFFVHFVHGSLILTAFAFVAFAGAGYLRKDPVSYADLGPGVLEAAAAGDTAEPPVPAPEPAAEAPAETPRPKVATPAGGLSAEMRGVRDFVVQRYNISTRALEPLLAAAERSGRKLGVDPLLIVAVMAIESSFNPFAESQNGAQGLMQVIPRFHLDKIGRNAGEDALFDPMLNIRVGTQVLVEGVQRFGSMQAALQYYGGALSDPNASYANKVLALQKRLLAAAARAKTGAGA
- the ampD gene encoding 1,6-anhydro-N-acetylmuramyl-L-alanine amidase AmpD, which encodes MHERTSAVAGQGAVPDAADCTEGGWVDAALRCPSPNCDARPPGTDVTLIVVHAISLPPDEFGGPGVEQLFTNALDPAAHPYYAAIGHLRVSAHFFIRRDGSLLQFVPTDARAWHAGVSNWRGRERCNDFSIGIELEGCDTQPFDAAQYERLAALLRELCARHPIEAVTGHSDIAPGRKTDPGPCFDWQRLRLALGRPELACGPLSGPP